The Seleniivibrio woodruffii genome window below encodes:
- the larC gene encoding nickel pincer cofactor biosynthesis protein LarC, with the protein MSANTTLHFDIVSGISGDMSVGVLCGLGLDISEGAKLVSDMTGVSIGAWVEQADVSGVMCGRLKLDLPHEHAHRTMKDIREMLGRSAFSEQVKKDAVGIFQIIADAEGAVHGMDPEKVHFHEVGALDSIFDIAVFAYGVEKLGIKRITSSLPVLGCGFVKMAHGTMPVPAPAVLKILEGVAIAPSSEQTEMTTPTGAAILKYYVKDYGTFAGKIINTAFSTGTKTFMTVPNMLRGILLERVSQSDLVMAETSIDDCTGEMMGRLYELFKGIAHDVTLTQSIGKKNRPVYLLNVLCSRPNLEKVAEILFANTSTAGLRHYPVDRIIMDRHMEETEVLGEKVAVKVLEYGDIKKFSPEWDDCVRVSEKLGMPASKIYEMAKAMYY; encoded by the coding sequence ATGTCTGCAAATACTACGCTTCACTTTGATATAGTTTCGGGAATTTCAGGGGATATGTCCGTGGGGGTGCTCTGCGGGCTGGGACTGGATATTTCAGAAGGCGCAAAACTGGTTTCGGATATGACAGGGGTCAGCATAGGCGCATGGGTTGAGCAGGCGGACGTTTCCGGCGTTATGTGCGGACGGCTGAAGCTTGATCTGCCCCATGAGCATGCACACAGAACCATGAAGGACATACGGGAGATGCTCGGAAGGTCGGCATTTTCCGAACAGGTTAAAAAGGATGCCGTAGGGATCTTTCAGATAATTGCGGATGCCGAGGGAGCTGTCCACGGGATGGATCCTGAGAAGGTGCATTTCCACGAGGTGGGCGCACTGGATTCAATATTCGACATTGCCGTGTTTGCATACGGAGTGGAGAAGCTGGGGATAAAGCGGATAACTTCGTCGCTGCCTGTTCTGGGCTGCGGATTTGTTAAAATGGCTCACGGAACCATGCCTGTGCCCGCACCTGCGGTTCTGAAAATTCTGGAAGGAGTGGCAATAGCCCCCTCTTCCGAGCAGACGGAGATGACGACACCTACCGGAGCCGCCATCCTGAAATATTATGTGAAAGACTATGGCACTTTCGCCGGAAAGATAATAAACACCGCCTTTTCAACAGGCACGAAAACATTCATGACAGTGCCGAATATGCTGAGGGGCATTTTGCTTGAGAGAGTTTCTCAGAGCGACCTTGTTATGGCGGAGACCAGCATCGACGACTGCACAGGGGAGATGATGGGGCGGCTGTATGAACTTTTTAAAGGCATCGCACACGATGTCACCCTCACTCAGTCCATAGGCAAGAAGAACAGACCCGTTTATCTGCTGAACGTTCTCTGCTCTCGCCCAAATCTGGAGAAGGTTGCCGAGATACTCTTTGCCAACACCTCAACCGCCGGACTGCGCCACTATCCAGTGGACAGGATAATCATGGACAGACACATGGAAGAGACGGAGGTTTTGGGGGAAAAGGTGGCTGTGAAGGTTCTGGAATACGGGGATATAAAAAAATTCAGCCCCGAATGGGACGACTGCGTGCGTGTGTCTGAAAAACTGGGGATGCCTGCATCAAAAATCTATGAAATGGCCAAAGCCATGTATTATTGA
- the hemC gene encoding hydroxymethylbilane synthase, with protein MKKVVIATRGSNLALWQAEHIKALLMERHGVEVELNVIKTKGDIILDVPLAKIGGKGLFVKEIEQALLDNTADIAVHSMKDVPMELPEGLTLYASPIGETPYDCFVSVKYNNLAELPEGAIVGTSSLRRKVQLKKVRPDLVIKDLRGNVNTRLAKLEKGEYDCIILAKAGLVRLGFEERVRETFNVDLMLPACCQGILGIEIRENDTEMMNLLNFLRHEETETRVKCERAFLRRLEGGCQAPIAGHSVISGNVISMKGIVSDIEGSVFIEESINGDIRDAEALGKALADKILANGGKEILDEIYKDA; from the coding sequence ATGAAAAAAGTAGTCATCGCAACAAGAGGCAGCAACCTCGCACTCTGGCAGGCAGAACACATTAAGGCTCTGCTCATGGAAAGACACGGAGTTGAGGTTGAGCTTAACGTAATAAAGACCAAAGGGGACATCATCCTCGACGTTCCGCTGGCAAAGATCGGCGGAAAAGGTCTGTTCGTTAAAGAGATCGAGCAGGCGCTTCTGGACAACACGGCAGACATCGCCGTCCACAGCATGAAGGACGTTCCCATGGAACTTCCCGAAGGTCTGACGCTCTATGCAAGCCCCATCGGCGAAACTCCCTACGACTGCTTCGTTTCAGTTAAATACAACAACCTTGCAGAACTGCCCGAAGGCGCAATCGTCGGCACAAGCAGCCTCCGCAGAAAGGTTCAGCTTAAAAAAGTACGCCCCGATCTGGTCATTAAAGACCTGAGAGGCAACGTCAACACCCGTCTTGCCAAACTTGAGAAGGGCGAATACGACTGTATCATCCTTGCAAAGGCCGGACTTGTCCGCCTCGGTTTCGAGGAGAGAGTCCGTGAAACTTTCAACGTCGACCTCATGCTCCCCGCATGCTGTCAGGGAATCCTCGGCATAGAGATCCGTGAGAACGACACCGAAATGATGAACCTGCTGAACTTCCTTCGCCACGAAGAGACAGAGACCCGTGTCAAATGCGAACGTGCATTCTTGCGCAGACTCGAAGGCGGCTGTCAGGCTCCCATCGCCGGACACTCCGTCATCAGCGGCAATGTTATCTCCATGAAGGGAATCGTTTCCGACATCGAAGGCTCAGTTTTCATCGAAGAGAGCATAAACGGCGACATCCGTGACGCCGAAGCACTTGGCAAAGCTCTTGCAGACAAGATTCTGGCCAACGGCGGAAAAGAGATACTGGACGAGATTTACAAAGACGCATAA
- the hemA gene encoding glutamyl-tRNA reductase, with protein MQLAVLGLNHNTAPVGVRETLAVDGSELAEIYSEIMNNDRIYEAMIISTCNRVEYYIVTDDFLCNIESVLEIVSEHCKMDRSELRKYTYIHCGEDSVRHIFRVASGLDSLVMGEPQIFGQVKDSFENCRLYGGAGTFMKKLEEYTIKTTKKVRTYTGIGENPVSVSYAAVELASKIFGSLSDKHALIIGAGEMCELASKHLVTAGIGGITVTNRTFEKAQKLASEVGGSAVDFSSFKACLADSDIVISSTGATDLLVTAADVKEAMVVRKRRPMFFIDIAVPRDIDPKIDELENAYVYSIDDLKAVVDANRKQREKEAVKAMEYIEDGLTAFYDWLESMKIIPVIKSLRQQFEDKKEEELKRFSSKFKIEDKNELAKIEYLVSAYMNKVLHTPLKNLKNASAVKGKYSLDEALKILFELEDVK; from the coding sequence ATGCAGCTTGCAGTTTTAGGTCTTAACCACAACACCGCCCCTGTCGGCGTAAGGGAAACCCTTGCCGTTGACGGGTCGGAACTAGCCGAAATATATTCGGAGATAATGAATAACGACAGGATATACGAGGCGATGATAATCTCCACCTGCAACAGGGTGGAATATTACATTGTTACGGATGACTTCCTGTGCAACATTGAGAGCGTTCTGGAGATAGTCTCCGAACACTGCAAAATGGACAGGTCGGAACTCCGCAAATATACCTATATCCACTGCGGAGAGGACTCCGTGCGCCATATCTTCCGTGTGGCCAGCGGTCTGGATTCCCTCGTTATGGGCGAGCCACAGATCTTCGGTCAGGTGAAGGATTCCTTCGAAAACTGCCGTCTCTACGGCGGAGCCGGAACCTTCATGAAAAAACTGGAAGAATACACCATCAAAACCACTAAAAAGGTGCGCACCTATACAGGCATAGGCGAAAACCCCGTGTCTGTCAGCTACGCCGCCGTGGAACTGGCTTCAAAGATTTTCGGCAGCCTTTCCGACAAGCACGCACTGATAATCGGTGCGGGCGAGATGTGCGAACTGGCATCCAAGCACCTTGTCACCGCCGGAATAGGCGGAATAACCGTTACCAACAGAACTTTTGAAAAAGCCCAGAAGCTGGCCTCCGAGGTAGGCGGTTCAGCCGTCGATTTCAGCAGCTTCAAAGCCTGCCTTGCGGATTCGGACATTGTCATAAGCTCCACAGGCGCAACCGACCTGCTGGTTACAGCCGCAGACGTCAAAGAGGCTATGGTGGTGCGCAAACGCCGCCCCATGTTCTTCATAGACATCGCAGTTCCCAGAGACATCGACCCTAAGATCGACGAGCTTGAAAACGCCTACGTTTACAGCATAGACGACCTTAAGGCCGTTGTTGACGCAAACCGCAAACAGCGGGAGAAAGAGGCCGTAAAGGCCATGGAATACATCGAGGACGGCCTTACAGCTTTCTATGACTGGCTGGAATCAATGAAGATAATCCCTGTCATCAAATCCCTGCGTCAGCAGTTTGAGGACAAAAAAGAGGAGGAACTGAAACGCTTCTCCTCAAAATTCAAAATTGAAGACAAGAACGAACTTGCGAAAATAGAGTACCTCGTGTCGGCATACATGAACAAAGTGCTGCACACCCCCCTTAAGAACCTTAAAAACGCCTCCGCCGTTAAAGGAAAATATTCACTGGATGAGGCACTTAAAATCTTATTCGAACTTGAGGATGTGAAATGA
- a CDS encoding sulfite exporter TauE/SafE family protein, with translation MDMELLKYIILPLFGAFAGFINTMAGGGSFLTTPLLIFTGLDPTIANGTNRLGIFIQSVFGFNKFRTMGYFPVKMAKVSFLPSIAGALLGSYLATVIAEDAFRKYLAFFMVIMTLVTFFKPVSDKKLEDIETTPSTVALLSVLYFLMGIYSGFIQAGVGFLILACCVMSGLDYIRGNSIKMFMNITTAVFSLAVFIYHGKVVWLDGILLGGGMALGAIISVKFSIKAGNVFVKRFVSATVIVFAVLLLITG, from the coding sequence ATGGACATGGAATTACTGAAATATATCATTCTACCTCTTTTCGGGGCTTTCGCCGGATTTATAAACACCATGGCGGGCGGCGGCTCATTTCTGACCACCCCACTGCTGATCTTCACAGGGCTTGACCCCACAATAGCCAACGGAACCAACAGGCTGGGCATTTTCATCCAGTCGGTGTTCGGATTCAATAAGTTCCGCACCATGGGCTATTTCCCCGTTAAAATGGCAAAGGTATCCTTTCTGCCATCCATTGCCGGCGCACTGCTTGGTTCATATCTGGCAACGGTGATTGCGGAGGATGCTTTCAGGAAATATCTCGCATTCTTTATGGTCATCATGACCCTTGTAACCTTTTTCAAGCCCGTTTCGGACAAAAAGCTGGAAGATATAGAAACTACCCCTTCAACGGTGGCTCTGCTCTCCGTTCTCTATTTTCTGATGGGGATATACAGCGGATTCATTCAGGCGGGAGTGGGATTTCTGATCCTCGCATGCTGTGTCATGTCCGGTCTGGACTACATCAGGGGAAATTCAATAAAGATGTTCATGAACATCACAACCGCAGTCTTTTCCCTTGCAGTGTTCATCTATCACGGCAAAGTTGTCTGGCTGGACGGGATACTTCTTGGCGGAGGAATGGCGCTAGGCGCAATAATATCAGTGAAATTCTCGATTAAAGCCGGAAATGTTTTTGTGAAGAGGTTCGTATCCGCAACGGTGATAGTGTTCGCCGTTCTGCTTCTTATTACGGGATGA
- the nth gene encoding endonuclease III yields MDKQQLSQIFENYLAGNWAHARCSLNYENPFQLICATALSAQCTDKRVNEITPNLFRAYPDAFALANADYDSVAAIVKSAGLYQTKAKNLISMAKALVERHGGEVPDTMEELTALAGVGRKTANVILGNIWHRPGVVVDTHVKRISNRLGLVNSDDPVKIERELEQLIDGENHCIWGHRCISFGREICTAKSPKCTICGVKDVCKYYASL; encoded by the coding sequence ATGGATAAACAGCAGCTCTCACAAATCTTCGAAAACTATCTGGCCGGGAACTGGGCACACGCAAGGTGCTCTCTTAACTATGAAAATCCTTTTCAGCTTATCTGCGCCACGGCTCTTTCGGCGCAGTGCACCGACAAGCGGGTGAACGAAATAACTCCGAATCTTTTCAGGGCTTATCCCGACGCATTCGCCCTTGCCAATGCGGACTATGACAGCGTAGCCGCCATTGTGAAGAGTGCGGGGCTGTATCAGACCAAGGCGAAGAACCTCATAAGCATGGCGAAAGCGCTTGTTGAGCGGCACGGCGGAGAGGTTCCTGACACAATGGAGGAGCTTACGGCTCTGGCGGGAGTGGGCAGAAAGACCGCAAATGTTATCCTCGGCAACATCTGGCACAGGCCGGGGGTTGTTGTGGATACACATGTTAAAAGGATTTCAAACAGGCTGGGACTGGTGAACAGCGACGACCCTGTTAAGATAGAAAGAGAGCTGGAACAGCTCATCGATGGCGAAAATCACTGTATCTGGGGACACAGATGCATCAGCTTCGGGCGGGAGATATGCACCGCCAAAAGTCCAAAATGCACAATATGCGGGGTAAAGGATGTCTGCAAATACTACGCTTCACTTTGA
- a CDS encoding DUF2156 domain-containing protein — protein MTDMIGTPISLEQKPLLEPKLKSVNIPVSEYSFQNLYLFRGNHDYHVFDFEGFTFIQGTTYDSKTHIMPACDLRDVPVETLKKLQERCDFFFPVFEEWAEFFRQHGVELTYQDGDTDYIYTSVKMSTYAGRKLHKKRNLLKQFTERYSATAFMITKDNIKDAFYILDEWQNQADLPKEQTDYKACHEALTLYKELGICGGIYYADKQPAGFILGEELTDNTYVMHFAKGITKYKGIYQFLYNDFASILPKRYEFINFEQDLGSTALRVAKTSYVPDVLVKKYRMRFIP, from the coding sequence ATGACGGATATGATTGGCACACCTATATCTTTGGAACAAAAGCCTCTGCTTGAGCCTAAGCTTAAATCGGTTAATATCCCTGTATCTGAATACAGCTTTCAGAACCTTTACCTGTTCAGGGGCAACCATGACTACCATGTATTCGATTTCGAAGGCTTCACCTTCATTCAGGGAACAACCTACGACAGTAAAACCCATATAATGCCCGCCTGCGATCTGCGGGATGTACCGGTTGAAACTCTGAAAAAACTTCAGGAGAGATGCGATTTCTTCTTTCCGGTGTTTGAGGAGTGGGCTGAGTTTTTCAGACAGCACGGAGTGGAGCTGACCTATCAGGACGGCGACACGGACTACATATACACCAGCGTAAAGATGTCCACCTATGCCGGACGGAAACTGCATAAGAAGCGCAATCTGCTTAAGCAGTTCACCGAGAGATATTCGGCAACGGCATTCATGATCACCAAGGACAATATAAAGGATGCGTTCTACATTCTTGACGAATGGCAGAATCAGGCCGACCTGCCCAAGGAACAGACCGACTATAAGGCCTGCCACGAGGCGCTGACGCTTTACAAAGAGCTGGGCATCTGCGGCGGAATTTATTATGCGGACAAACAGCCCGCAGGCTTCATCCTCGGCGAGGAGCTTACGGACAACACATATGTGATGCATTTTGCCAAGGGCATCACAAAATATAAGGGTATCTATCAGTTTCTCTATAACGACTTTGCATCAATTCTGCCGAAACGCTATGAATTCATAAACTTTGAGCAGGATCTGGGCAGCACAGCCCTTCGGGTTGCAAAGACCAGCTATGTTCCCGACGTTCTGGTGAAAAAATACAGGATGCGTTTCATCCCGTAA
- a CDS encoding cytochrome C assembly family protein, whose translation MFFDLTILCAVLALLHVTLYIFMGHQRLVIITNTFAVLGLVFASIQFIDLWKDRHMLPFGSLSGLFLFLSLALLLVYVLMYVKYKRVSLGLFIFPLTVLFIMISRLAGGMPEYVNPNAASFWLYIHLPFTIIGTAFFMVSTVCGIMYFIQERQLKNKKFGIIFRSFPPLDTIDKLINTTLYIGFYTFTIGLLSGLVWMMYANGVINIYSPKLVFAIITWIIYSGITFYKQLKGLSPKHTALSTIIGFISVLITYVGVAFFVMG comes from the coding sequence ATGTTTTTTGACCTTACTATCCTCTGTGCCGTGCTCGCACTTCTGCACGTCACACTATACATATTCATGGGTCATCAGCGGCTGGTGATAATAACCAATACCTTTGCGGTTCTTGGTCTTGTGTTTGCCTCCATCCAGTTCATCGATCTCTGGAAGGACAGACATATGCTCCCCTTCGGCTCTCTGAGCGGTCTTTTTCTGTTCCTGTCGCTGGCTCTTCTTCTGGTTTATGTTCTTATGTATGTCAAATACAAGCGGGTCTCGCTGGGTCTTTTCATCTTCCCTCTGACCGTGCTTTTCATAATGATATCCCGCCTGGCCGGGGGCATGCCTGAGTATGTAAACCCCAACGCCGCAAGTTTCTGGCTGTATATCCACCTGCCGTTCACAATAATCGGTACGGCTTTTTTCATGGTGTCCACAGTCTGCGGCATAATGTATTTCATTCAGGAACGCCAGCTTAAAAACAAGAAATTCGGAATAATCTTCCGCAGTTTCCCGCCTCTGGATACAATCGACAAACTGATAAACACCACACTCTATATCGGATTTTACACCTTCACCATAGGGCTTCTCTCCGGTCTTGTATGGATGATGTATGCCAACGGCGTTATCAACATCTACAGCCCTAAGCTGGTCTTCGCAATCATAACATGGATAATCTACAGCGGTATCACCTTCTACAAACAGCTCAAAGGGCTCTCGCCCAAGCATACCGCTCTGTCAACCATAATAGGTTTTATTTCCGTACTGATCACTTATGTCGGTGTGGCTTTTTTTGTAATGGGATGA
- a CDS encoding EAL domain-containing protein, with protein MENMDSCFIDLFSKGNIVFFGIRLEAGYPFDYLSSSSESVTGYTQDDLKHGLFLTDIIHKSDLPDVIAGLESTTGRCYLHEFRLICKSGKIITAQAFFSIYNESMQITGYLTDISANAESESRLETILSTLPGGVIELDTECRILSANKAIQEIYGYKPEELKGRSLAILMDEQSGRFVVNNLQLAAQTEALPTKFTHRHHKKDGSVIHVEFAWSYVRDGKERIKGFICSITDVTDKKLAHDALSKQLNFLHHILESISHPFFVINVKTMEVVIANSASGYRTGVKCHELLRKSNYPCFMEDFECPLHTVKKTKQPFSCVHIHFDSDNQRKYYEIHGQPVFNEKGELVQMIEYALDITDRKRSESELEKYRNHLEILVDKRTDELNKVNMQLMNEIDERIEKERQLLLAASVIENTIEGITVTDCFGTIQKVNPAFTEITGYEPEEVIGKTPRILKSDKHDEDFYKIMWGNLITKGTWSGEIWNRRKNGDAYPEWLSINAIRDEFGNITHFVAVFHDISEVKQGEEKLKYQAHHDTLTGLPNRQLFNDRLEMAIAFAKRHNQRVAVIFIDLDNFKNVNDTMGHHVGDILLQKVADILKKCVRQEDTVARLGGDEFMLILQDILTEANAVETARRILAEFARPISVGGNEFFINASLGITMYPDDGEDVLTMVKNADLAMYRVKETGKNGYQLFTKNMNEKVQTRVSLERELRRAVQQGEFDLVYQPKVSLSTGRVTGAEALIRWNKDGRIVSPQDFIPVAEETGHIIAIGRFVLNKACEDAVKWHKLGFKDLDVAVNLSARQFRDENLIDSVCGIIDSTGIDPRLLGLEITENTMMEDIQTTIIALAHLVQRGVKISIDDFGTGYSSLSYLKKFPIHVLKVDRQFIKDIPDDTDDIAISTAIINLAKGLNLQVVAEGVETQEQLDFCREHGCDGIQGYFFSRPLSCDAFMELLLSGRTLYQ; from the coding sequence GCATCCGTCTGGAAGCAGGATATCCTTTTGACTATCTTTCCTCAAGCTCCGAATCTGTCACCGGATACACTCAGGACGATCTTAAACACGGGCTTTTTCTCACCGATATCATCCATAAATCTGATCTGCCAGACGTTATAGCCGGACTGGAAAGCACCACCGGACGCTGTTATCTGCACGAGTTCCGGCTGATCTGCAAATCAGGCAAGATAATCACCGCTCAGGCTTTTTTCAGTATATACAATGAATCAATGCAGATAACCGGCTACCTCACCGACATATCGGCCAACGCCGAATCCGAGAGCCGTCTGGAAACCATACTTTCCACCCTGCCAGGCGGGGTTATCGAGCTGGACACCGAATGCCGCATCCTCTCAGCAAACAAAGCCATTCAGGAGATATACGGCTATAAACCTGAGGAACTGAAAGGCCGGAGTCTCGCCATTCTCATGGATGAGCAGAGCGGCAGATTCGTTGTGAACAATCTTCAGCTTGCGGCGCAGACAGAGGCTCTGCCCACAAAATTTACCCACAGACACCACAAAAAAGACGGCAGTGTTATCCACGTCGAGTTTGCATGGAGCTATGTCAGAGATGGAAAAGAGAGGATAAAGGGCTTCATCTGCTCAATAACCGATGTCACCGACAAAAAACTTGCCCATGATGCGCTCTCGAAACAGCTTAACTTCCTCCACCATATCCTCGAATCAATCTCCCACCCCTTCTTCGTTATTAACGTTAAAACCATGGAGGTTGTGATAGCCAACAGCGCATCCGGCTACCGCACGGGAGTGAAATGCCACGAGCTTCTGCGCAAAAGCAACTATCCCTGCTTTATGGAGGACTTCGAATGTCCTCTGCACACAGTTAAAAAGACAAAACAGCCTTTCAGCTGCGTCCATATACACTTCGACAGCGATAACCAGCGCAAGTATTACGAGATACACGGACAGCCGGTTTTCAACGAAAAGGGTGAACTGGTTCAGATGATAGAATACGCACTGGACATCACCGACCGCAAACGCTCGGAAAGCGAACTTGAAAAGTACCGCAACCACCTTGAGATCCTCGTGGACAAGAGAACCGACGAGCTGAACAAGGTCAACATGCAGCTTATGAACGAGATCGACGAGCGTATCGAGAAGGAGCGTCAGCTTCTTCTGGCCGCCAGCGTCATAGAGAATACCATAGAGGGGATAACGGTCACCGACTGCTTCGGAACCATCCAGAAGGTTAATCCGGCTTTCACGGAGATAACGGGCTACGAGCCGGAAGAGGTCATCGGCAAGACTCCCAGAATACTGAAATCCGACAAACACGACGAGGACTTCTACAAGATAATGTGGGGAAACCTCATAACCAAGGGGACATGGTCTGGCGAAATATGGAACCGCCGCAAAAACGGCGATGCCTACCCCGAATGGCTCTCAATTAACGCCATAAGGGACGAATTCGGCAACATAACCCATTTTGTGGCAGTGTTCCACGACATATCGGAGGTTAAGCAGGGGGAGGAGAAGCTGAAATATCAGGCTCATCACGACACCCTGACAGGACTTCCGAACCGCCAGCTCTTCAACGACCGTCTGGAGATGGCCATTGCATTCGCAAAACGCCACAACCAGAGGGTTGCGGTAATTTTCATCGATCTTGACAACTTCAAGAACGTTAACGACACCATGGGACACCATGTGGGCGATATTCTGCTTCAGAAGGTTGCAGACATCCTGAAAAAGTGCGTCCGTCAGGAGGACACAGTGGCAAGGCTGGGCGGAGACGAGTTCATGCTCATCCTTCAGGACATCCTGACCGAAGCCAACGCCGTTGAAACAGCAAGACGCATCCTCGCCGAATTTGCACGCCCCATATCTGTGGGCGGCAATGAGTTTTTCATAAACGCAAGTCTGGGAATCACAATGTATCCTGACGACGGAGAGGACGTTCTCACCATGGTGAAGAACGCCGACCTCGCCATGTACCGTGTTAAAGAGACGGGCAAGAACGGATATCAGCTCTTCACCAAGAATATGAACGAAAAGGTGCAGACCCGTGTAAGTCTGGAAAGGGAACTGCGCAGAGCCGTTCAGCAGGGAGAGTTCGACCTCGTGTATCAGCCGAAGGTAAGCCTGTCCACCGGCAGGGTCACCGGAGCGGAAGCACTCATCCGCTGGAACAAGGATGGACGGATAGTTTCCCCGCAGGATTTCATACCCGTTGCGGAAGAGACCGGACACATTATCGCCATAGGCAGGTTCGTTCTTAACAAAGCCTGCGAAGATGCCGTAAAATGGCACAAACTCGGATTTAAAGACTTAGACGTAGCGGTAAACCTCTCCGCAAGACAGTTCAGGGACGAGAACCTCATAGACAGCGTCTGCGGAATAATAGATTCAACAGGGATAGACCCCCGCCTTCTGGGGCTTGAAATAACCGAGAACACCATGATGGAGGATATTCAGACGACAATAATCGCTCTGGCGCATCTGGTTCAGAGGGGGGTTAAGATATCCATCGATGATTTCGGCACAGGCTATTCATCTCTCAGTTATCTGAAAAAATTCCCCATACACGTTCTTAAGGTCGACAGACAGTTCATTAAGGATATCCCCGACGATACGGACGACATAGCCATTTCCACCGCCATCATAAATCTGGCGAAAGGTCTTAACCTTCAGGTCGTTGCAGAGGGAGTGGAAACGCAGGAACAGCTTGATTTCTGCCGTGAGCACGGCTGCGACGGCATTCAGGGATATTTCTTCAGCAGACCGCTGTCCTGCGATGCTTTTATGGAGCTTCTTTTAAGCGGCCGCACTCTTTATCAATAA